Proteins from a genomic interval of Polaribacter sejongensis:
- the fbaA gene encoding class II fructose-bisphosphate aldolase, producing the protein MSHNIKPGVATGSEVQAIFNFAKEKGFALPAVNVIGSNTINGVLETARDLNAPVIIQFSNGGAQFNAGKGLSNEGEKAAIAGGIAGAKHVHELAVAYGVPVILHTDHCAKKLLPWIDGLLDASEKHFEETGKPLYSSHMIDLSEEPLEENIEICKTYLARMSKMGMTLEIELGITGGEEDGVDNSDVDESKLYTQPEEVAYAYEELSKVSDKFTIAAAFGNVHGVYKPGNVKLTPKILKNSQEFITKKYGVEENHIDFVFHGGSGSTLEEIREAIGYGVIKMNIDTDMQYAFMSGIRDYMGEKADYLKSQIGSPDGPESPNKKYYDPRKWLREGEATFITRLKQAFSDLNNVDTL; encoded by the coding sequence ATGAGTCATAATATAAAGCCAGGTGTTGCAACTGGATCAGAAGTTCAAGCTATTTTTAATTTTGCAAAAGAAAAAGGTTTTGCTTTACCAGCAGTAAACGTTATTGGATCTAACACTATTAACGGTGTTTTAGAAACAGCAAGAGATTTAAATGCTCCTGTAATTATTCAGTTTTCTAATGGTGGTGCACAATTTAATGCAGGAAAAGGTTTATCTAACGAAGGTGAAAAAGCTGCCATTGCTGGTGGTATAGCTGGTGCAAAACATGTACATGAATTAGCAGTTGCTTATGGAGTGCCTGTTATTTTACATACAGATCACTGTGCTAAAAAATTATTACCTTGGATAGACGGATTATTAGATGCTTCAGAAAAACATTTCGAAGAAACTGGTAAACCTCTTTATAGCTCTCACATGATCGATTTATCTGAAGAGCCTTTAGAAGAAAACATTGAGATTTGTAAAACATATTTAGCTCGTATGAGTAAAATGGGTATGACTTTAGAAATTGAATTAGGTATTACAGGTGGTGAAGAAGACGGTGTTGACAACAGTGATGTTGATGAGTCTAAATTATACACACAACCAGAAGAAGTTGCTTATGCTTATGAAGAGCTTTCTAAAGTAAGTGATAAATTTACAATTGCTGCAGCTTTTGGTAACGTTCATGGTGTTTATAAACCAGGAAACGTAAAATTAACTCCAAAAATCTTAAAAAATTCTCAAGAATTTATTACTAAGAAATATGGTGTTGAAGAAAATCATATCGATTTTGTATTTCACGGAGGATCTGGTTCTACATTAGAAGAAATTAGAGAAGCTATTGGTTACGGTGTTATTAAAATGAACATTGATACAGATATGCAATATGCTTTTATGAGCGGAATTAGAGATTATATGGGGGAAAAAGCAGATTATTTAAAATCTCAAATTGGAAGCCCTGATGGTCCTGAATCTCCAAACAAAAAATATTACGATCCAAGAAAATGGTTACGTGAAGGTGAAGCAACTTTCATTACACGTTTAAAACAAGCATTTTCTGACTTAAACAACGTAGATACTTTATAA
- the accD gene encoding acetyl-CoA carboxylase, carboxyltransferase subunit beta — MAWFKRTDKGIQTSTEDKKDTPKGLWYKTPSGKIIDTEELKRNLYVSPEDGYHVRIGSKEYFELFFDENKFKELDANLTSKDPLKFEDTKKYPDRLKAAQEKTKLNDAVRTAVGLSLGKEIVIAAMDFAFIGGSMGSVVGEKIARAIDYSIKNKIPFLMISKSGGARMMEASLSLMQLVKTSAKLAQLAEVNIPYISLCTDPTTGGTTASYAMLGDINIAEPNALIAFAGPRVVKDTTGKDLPEGFQRSEFVLEHGFLDAIYERKNLKKQINLYIDLIQNIPVRA; from the coding sequence ATGGCTTGGTTTAAAAGAACGGATAAAGGAATACAGACTTCTACAGAAGATAAAAAAGACACTCCAAAAGGGTTATGGTACAAAACACCTAGTGGAAAAATAATAGATACAGAAGAATTAAAAAGAAACTTATATGTAAGTCCAGAAGATGGTTACCATGTAAGAATAGGTAGTAAAGAATATTTCGAATTATTTTTTGATGAAAATAAATTTAAAGAATTAGACGCAAACCTTACTTCTAAAGATCCTTTAAAATTTGAAGACACAAAAAAATATCCAGATAGATTAAAAGCTGCTCAAGAAAAAACAAAATTAAACGACGCTGTTAGAACAGCCGTAGGATTGTCTTTAGGAAAAGAGATTGTAATTGCAGCCATGGATTTTGCTTTTATTGGTGGATCTATGGGATCTGTAGTAGGAGAAAAAATAGCAAGAGCTATCGATTACTCTATTAAAAACAAAATTCCATTTTTAATGATCTCTAAATCTGGAGGAGCAAGAATGATGGAAGCATCACTTTCATTAATGCAATTGGTAAAAACATCTGCAAAATTAGCACAATTAGCAGAAGTTAACATTCCATACATTTCTTTATGTACAGACCCAACAACAGGTGGTACCACTGCATCTTATGCTATGTTAGGAGATATTAACATTGCAGAACCAAATGCATTAATTGCATTTGCAGGACCAAGAGTTGTAAAAGATACTACAGGTAAAGATTTGCCAGAAGGTTTCCAAAGATCAGAATTTGTTTTAGAACATGGTTTCTTAGATGCTATCTACGAGCGTAAGAACTTAAAAAAACAGATTAATTTATATATCGACTTAATACAGAATATACCTGTTAGAGCATAA
- the rpsO gene encoding 30S ribosomal protein S15 produces the protein MYLTKEVKESIFEKHGKGKNDTGSSEGQIALFTHRINHLTGHLKNNRKDYNTERSLVMLVGKRRSLLDYLKKSDILRYRAIIAELGIRK, from the coding sequence ATGTATTTAACTAAAGAAGTAAAAGAAAGCATCTTCGAAAAACACGGTAAAGGAAAAAACGATACTGGTTCTTCAGAAGGTCAAATTGCATTGTTTACACACAGAATTAACCATTTAACTGGACACTTAAAAAATAATCGTAAAGATTATAACACAGAGCGTTCATTAGTAATGTTAGTTGGTAAGCGTAGAAGTTTATTAGATTATCTAAAGAAATCTGATATTTTAAGATATCGTGCAATTATTGCAGAATTAGGAATTAGAAAATAA
- a CDS encoding polyribonucleotide nucleotidyltransferase encodes MIPKVFREVIDLGDGRTISLETGKLAKQAHGSVVVQMGKAMLLCTVVSNYKQSDVDFLPLTVDYREKFAAAGRYPGGFFKREARPSDGEVLTMRLVDRVLRPLFPKDYHAEVQVMIQLMSHDDDVMPDALAGLAASAAIQLSDFPFECPISEARVGRINGQFVINPNRAQLAESDIDMMIGASADSVMMVEGEMDEISEEEMAEAIKFAHEAIKIQCAAQVKLAEAFGKKETRIYQGEREDEELAAKINDFCYDKCYAIAKKGTSKVERTTAFAEVKEELKASFTEEELADYGDLVSKYFNKSQKVAVRELTLSEGLRLDGRKTDEIRPIWCEVDYLPSVHGSSIFTRGETQALATVTLGTSRDAMKIDMPSYEGEENFYLHYNFPPFCTGEARPLRGTSRREVGHGNLAQRGLKGMIPADCPYTVRVVSEVLESNGSSSMATVCAGTMALMDAGVQMIRPVSGIAMGLISDGDRYAVLSDILGDEDHLGDMDFKVTGTSEGITACQMDIKVKGLGYEILVNALKQAREGRLHILGKITDTIAGANIEVKAHAPKMVNRRIPNELIGAFIGPGGKNIQELQKETETTIVITEDPVTEEGIIEILGTKPEGIEAVIAKIESMLFKPEKGSVYEVKVIKMLDFGAVVEYTEAPGNEVLLHVSELAWERTDNVSDVVKMGDILDVKYFGLDPRTRKEKVSRKAILPKPEGFVERPPRDDKRSGGRDNRSRDNRGRDDRKPREPRKEE; translated from the coding sequence ATGATTCCAAAAGTATTTAGAGAGGTTATAGACCTTGGAGATGGAAGAACTATCTCATTAGAAACCGGTAAATTAGCAAAACAAGCACACGGTTCTGTTGTTGTTCAAATGGGTAAAGCAATGTTATTATGTACTGTAGTTTCTAACTACAAACAATCTGACGTTGATTTTTTACCACTTACAGTAGATTATAGAGAAAAATTTGCAGCTGCAGGTAGATATCCAGGTGGTTTCTTTAAAAGAGAAGCAAGACCAAGTGATGGAGAAGTATTAACAATGCGTCTAGTAGACCGTGTTTTACGTCCTTTATTCCCAAAAGATTATCACGCAGAAGTACAAGTAATGATCCAATTAATGTCTCATGATGATGACGTTATGCCAGATGCATTAGCAGGTTTAGCAGCATCAGCAGCTATTCAATTATCAGATTTCCCTTTCGAATGCCCTATCTCTGAAGCAAGAGTTGGTCGTATCAACGGACAATTTGTAATCAACCCAAACAGAGCACAATTAGCAGAATCTGACATCGATATGATGATTGGAGCTTCTGCAGATTCTGTAATGATGGTTGAAGGTGAAATGGATGAAATTTCTGAAGAAGAAATGGCAGAAGCAATTAAATTTGCACATGAAGCTATTAAAATTCAGTGTGCTGCTCAAGTAAAATTAGCAGAAGCTTTCGGTAAGAAAGAAACTAGAATATACCAAGGAGAAAGAGAAGATGAAGAATTAGCAGCAAAAATAAATGACTTTTGTTACGACAAATGTTATGCTATCGCTAAAAAAGGAACATCTAAAGTAGAACGTACAACTGCATTTGCTGAAGTAAAAGAAGAATTAAAAGCTTCTTTTACCGAAGAAGAATTAGCAGATTATGGAGATTTAGTTAGTAAATACTTCAACAAATCTCAAAAAGTAGCTGTTAGAGAATTAACTTTATCTGAAGGTTTACGTTTAGATGGAAGAAAAACAGACGAAATTAGACCTATTTGGTGTGAAGTAGATTATTTACCATCTGTGCATGGTTCTTCTATCTTTACTCGTGGAGAAACTCAAGCTTTAGCAACTGTAACTTTAGGAACATCTAGAGATGCAATGAAAATAGATATGCCATCTTATGAAGGTGAAGAGAACTTCTATTTACACTATAACTTCCCTCCTTTTTGTACAGGTGAAGCTAGACCATTAAGAGGAACATCTCGTAGAGAAGTTGGTCATGGTAACTTAGCACAACGTGGTTTAAAAGGAATGATTCCTGCAGACTGTCCTTATACAGTAAGAGTAGTATCTGAAGTATTAGAATCTAACGGTTCTTCTTCTATGGCAACTGTTTGTGCTGGTACAATGGCGTTAATGGATGCAGGTGTTCAAATGATAAGACCAGTTTCTGGTATTGCAATGGGATTAATTTCTGATGGAGATCGTTACGCAGTTTTATCTGATATTTTAGGTGATGAAGATCACTTAGGAGATATGGACTTTAAAGTAACTGGTACTTCAGAAGGAATTACTGCTTGTCAAATGGATATTAAAGTAAAAGGATTAGGATATGAGATTTTAGTGAATGCACTAAAACAAGCTCGTGAAGGTCGTTTACATATTTTAGGAAAAATAACAGATACAATTGCAGGTGCTAACATAGAAGTTAAAGCACATGCACCTAAAATGGTTAATAGAAGAATACCTAATGAATTAATTGGTGCATTTATTGGACCAGGAGGTAAAAACATTCAAGAATTACAGAAAGAAACAGAAACTACAATTGTAATTACTGAAGATCCTGTAACAGAAGAAGGAATTATTGAAATTTTAGGTACTAAACCAGAAGGAATCGAAGCAGTTATTGCTAAGATTGAGTCTATGTTATTTAAACCAGAAAAAGGTTCTGTATACGAAGTAAAAGTTATCAAAATGTTAGATTTTGGTGCTGTTGTAGAATATACTGAAGCTCCTGGTAACGAAGTTTTACTACACGTAAGTGAATTAGCTTGGGAACGTACAGATAATGTTTCTGATGTTGTTAAGATGGGAGATATTTTAGATGTAAAATACTTTGGTTTAGACCCAAGAACACGTAAGGAAAAAGTTTCTAGAAAAGCTATTTTACCAAAACCAGAAGGTTTTGTAGAAAGACCACCTAGAGATGATAAACGTTCTGGTGGACGTGATAACAGAAGCAGAGATAATCGCGGACGTGATGACAGAAAACCTAGAGAACCAAGAAAAGAAGAATAA
- the folK gene encoding 2-amino-4-hydroxy-6-hydroxymethyldihydropteridine diphosphokinase, protein MNLQHITYLSLGTNQGNKLENLQNAINLIDDGIGGIQKISSIYKTPAWGFDGDDFFNICIKVVTNLEPEILIDSLLKIENKLGRQRSAIEGYQNRNIDIDVLLFDNEIILSKALIVPHSKMLQRKFVMLPLAEIAASTIHPVEKKEIAVCLQGCDDSSEIQKLNEILERPIPISEKYNYIAIEGNIGAGKTTLANLLSNEFNAKMVLERFADNPFLPKFYEDKERYAFPLEMSFLADRYQQLSDDLAQFDLFKSFIISDYYIFKSLIFAQVTLQKEEYLLYRKMFDLMYKEITKPDLYIYLFQNTERLLENIKKRGRAYEQKIEPDYLKQIHNGYRNFIKTEKSLNLQVIDVSDMDFLNNQDDYKNIVNKIKQF, encoded by the coding sequence ATGAATTTACAACATATTACATATTTATCTTTAGGAACAAACCAAGGAAATAAACTTGAGAACCTACAAAATGCTATCAATTTGATAGATGATGGCATTGGAGGTATTCAAAAAATATCATCTATATACAAAACTCCGGCTTGGGGATTTGATGGAGACGATTTTTTTAATATTTGTATAAAAGTAGTTACTAATTTAGAACCAGAAATTTTAATAGATTCTTTATTAAAAATAGAGAATAAATTAGGAAGACAACGCAGTGCTATAGAAGGATATCAAAACAGAAATATAGACATCGATGTTTTATTATTCGATAATGAAATAATCTTGTCTAAAGCATTGATAGTACCCCATTCTAAAATGTTACAGCGAAAATTTGTAATGCTTCCATTGGCAGAAATAGCTGCATCTACAATTCATCCTGTAGAAAAAAAAGAAATTGCAGTTTGTTTACAAGGTTGTGATGATTCATCAGAAATTCAGAAATTAAATGAAATTTTAGAAAGACCTATTCCTATTTCAGAAAAGTATAATTATATTGCTATTGAGGGGAACATTGGAGCTGGTAAAACAACTTTAGCCAACTTACTCTCTAACGAATTTAATGCCAAAATGGTACTAGAACGTTTTGCAGACAACCCTTTTCTCCCTAAATTTTACGAAGATAAAGAACGATATGCATTTCCTTTAGAAATGAGTTTTTTGGCAGATAGATATCAACAATTAAGCGATGATTTAGCGCAGTTCGACTTATTTAAGAGCTTCATTATATCAGATTACTATATTTTTAAATCTTTAATTTTTGCACAAGTAACATTACAAAAAGAAGAGTATTTATTATACAGAAAAATGTTTGATTTAATGTACAAAGAAATAACAAAACCAGATTTATATATCTATTTATTTCAGAATACAGAACGCCTTTTAGAAAATATAAAAAAAAGAGGAAGAGCTTATGAGCAAAAAATTGAACCAGATTACCTAAAACAGATTCATAATGGCTACAGAAATTTTATTAAGACCGAAAAAAGTTTAAATTTACAAGTAATAGACGTTTCAGATATGGATTTTCTTAATAATCAAGATGATTACAAGAACATTGTTAACAAAATAAAGCAATTCTAA
- a CDS encoding OmpA family protein: MRRIILFILLSSTIVAQSFGQSTEKNIINTDSTEVKGKDIIKDNNTWAIGGGFSNFIMHGDLRSIAVADDSNYWNFGGYIYVDKMFNPILGLELKATYTKMSGGVQSFSNGYSVRYVSPDNKISDADLRFEGRSYGAELNLIVSLTNMFKRESTKWHAAGYFGVGYHQYDSALYKMDPTGATPDELLVDFGYNADRNSVNEASSIFLSAQLGVKRKISRRLDLEFRTGMYFNNEDHLDAAVSDKQTWESFFVTSLGVVFKLGKKKEYIIWAAEEAPGAQFKIVDTDNDGVMDELDVEPNTPKGAMVYGNGQAVDTDGDGLPDYKDKCPLEYGPLSNEGCPLNIDTDGDGVMDAKDLCPNTPGPVENRGCPKQEAVAPVNITQQIGLLATSIYFDTNKDDIKLISYSTIDQIITLMKKIPDVKFVIEGHTDDRNSDRYNLYLSQRRTESVRKYMIKRGISSDRLKPVGYGESRPKFSNENAGGRQLNRRVEIKPIDAIGEVERIDE; this comes from the coding sequence ATGAGGAGAATTATACTATTTATTCTATTGAGCAGTACTATTGTAGCTCAATCATTCGGTCAATCTACCGAAAAAAACATCATAAACACAGACAGTACCGAAGTAAAAGGTAAGGACATTATTAAAGACAATAACACCTGGGCAATTGGTGGTGGTTTTAGTAATTTTATCATGCATGGAGATTTACGTTCTATTGCAGTTGCTGATGACTCTAATTATTGGAATTTCGGTGGTTATATTTATGTAGATAAAATGTTCAACCCAATATTAGGTTTAGAACTTAAAGCTACCTATACTAAAATGTCTGGAGGAGTACAATCTTTCTCAAACGGATATTCCGTTAGGTATGTATCACCAGATAATAAAATTAGTGATGCTGACTTACGCTTTGAAGGTCGATCTTACGGTGCTGAGTTAAATTTAATTGTAAGTTTAACAAATATGTTTAAAAGAGAGTCTACTAAATGGCATGCTGCTGGATATTTTGGAGTTGGATATCATCAATATGATTCTGCTCTTTATAAAATGGATCCAACAGGAGCAACACCAGATGAACTTTTAGTTGACTTTGGTTACAACGCTGATAGAAATAGTGTAAATGAAGCAAGTTCTATCTTTTTATCTGCACAACTAGGTGTGAAAAGAAAAATAAGTAGAAGATTAGATCTTGAGTTTAGAACAGGAATGTATTTTAATAATGAAGATCATTTAGATGCAGCTGTTTCTGATAAACAAACTTGGGAAAGCTTTTTTGTTACTAGTTTAGGTGTGGTTTTTAAATTAGGAAAGAAAAAAGAATACATTATATGGGCTGCTGAAGAAGCTCCTGGAGCACAATTTAAAATTGTTGATACAGATAACGATGGTGTAATGGATGAATTAGATGTAGAGCCAAACACACCAAAAGGTGCAATGGTATATGGTAACGGTCAGGCTGTAGATACAGACGGAGATGGTTTACCAGATTACAAAGATAAATGTCCTTTGGAATATGGACCATTATCAAATGAAGGTTGTCCTTTAAATATAGATACAGACGGAGACGGTGTAATGGATGCAAAAGATTTATGTCCTAATACTCCAGGTCCAGTAGAAAATAGAGGTTGTCCTAAACAAGAAGCAGTAGCTCCTGTTAACATTACGCAACAAATTGGATTGTTAGCAACTAGTATTTATTTTGATACTAATAAGGATGATATTAAATTAATTTCTTATAGTACTATTGATCAAATTATTACATTGATGAAAAAAATACCAGATGTAAAATTCGTAATTGAAGGTCATACAGATGATAGAAATAGTGACAGATACAACTTGTACTTATCTCAAAGAAGAACTGAAAGTGTTAGAAAATACATGATTAAGAGAGGTATATCAAGTGATAGACTAAAACCAGTAGGTTATGGAGAGTCTAGACCTAAATTCTCTAATGAGAATGCAGGTGGAAGACAATTAAACAGAAGGGTAGAAATTAAACCTATTGATGCAATAGGTGAGGTAGAAAGAATTGATGAATAA
- a CDS encoding RDD family protein — translation MNETNLTTEIKTEPNIGNRFAAGIVDYIIIFGVTFFLVFTLGEPNDAGGYSLNGLPGLIPIVFWLIMTVGLEVGFGATAGNYLVGLKPIPKSGTNRKLTFKESFKRHLLDPIDMLFFGLVGIVTIKNTELNQRVGDLWAKTIVVPIKSLSEIKMR, via the coding sequence ATGAATGAAACAAACTTAACCACTGAAATTAAAACTGAACCGAATATTGGAAATCGATTTGCTGCTGGAATAGTAGATTATATAATAATTTTTGGAGTAACTTTCTTTTTAGTTTTCACACTTGGAGAACCGAATGATGCAGGTGGATATTCATTAAATGGTTTACCCGGATTAATACCAATAGTTTTTTGGCTGATTATGACTGTTGGGCTTGAAGTTGGTTTCGGAGCAACAGCTGGAAATTATTTAGTTGGACTAAAACCAATTCCGAAAAGCGGAACAAACCGAAAGTTAACTTTTAAAGAATCTTTTAAAAGACATTTGCTTGACCCAATTGATATGTTATTTTTTGGATTGGTTGGAATTGTAACAATTAAAAATACAGAATTAAATCAAAGAGTTGGAGATTTGTGGGCAAAAACGATTGTTGTACCGATTAAATCTTTGTCAGAAATAAAAATGAGATAA
- the gldC gene encoding gliding motility protein GldC → MSIKHNSQINFEIGLDENKVPEEIYWTAKDGGIDNEESKAIMISVWDHKKKDTLRMDLWTKEMPVDEMKQFYHQTLVSMADSFERATDDQKMSATMRDFCDYFAEKLELK, encoded by the coding sequence ATGTCAATAAAACATAATTCACAAATTAATTTTGAAATTGGTTTAGATGAAAACAAAGTTCCAGAAGAAATTTACTGGACAGCAAAAGATGGTGGTATAGATAATGAAGAATCTAAAGCCATTATGATTTCTGTTTGGGATCATAAGAAAAAAGATACTTTACGAATGGATCTATGGACAAAAGAGATGCCTGTAGATGAAATGAAGCAGTTTTATCATCAGACATTAGTATCTATGGCAGATTCATTTGAACGTGCAACCGATGATCAAAAAATGAGTGCTACTATGCGTGACTTTTGTGATTATTTTGCAGAGAAACTAGAGCTGAAATAA
- the gldB gene encoding gliding motility lipoprotein GldB gives MRFYFMILMVLCVFFSCSDKKNTQIDVSTVNIDFTTKRYEVDFYNSTANTLPALKNKYPYLFPKSFSDSLAISKIADKDEQELFLETQKLYADISPLESQLTSLFKHVKYYNTNFKAPDVVTMVSNIDYNSRVIYADSLLFISLDVYLGKTHRFYADYPKYIKENNTKENIVVDVANSMIKKQFVALSNRSFLSKMIHEGKKLYALDLYLPEVSDQFKIGYSSEKLDWAIANEENIWKYFVERKLLFSTETALNKRFLDNAPFSKFYLQNDNDSPGRIGAWLGWQIVKSFMQNNDVSLQELLMIDFEELFQKSNYKPKR, from the coding sequence ATGAGATTTTATTTTATGATTTTAATGGTTTTATGTGTGTTTTTTTCGTGTTCTGATAAAAAAAACACTCAAATTGATGTTTCTACAGTAAATATTGATTTTACCACAAAAAGATACGAAGTTGATTTTTATAATTCAACAGCAAATACATTACCAGCACTTAAAAATAAATATCCTTATTTATTTCCAAAATCATTTTCAGATAGTTTGGCAATTTCAAAAATAGCCGATAAGGATGAGCAAGAGTTATTTTTAGAGACTCAAAAGTTATATGCAGATATTTCTCCCTTAGAATCTCAATTAACCTCTCTTTTTAAGCATGTTAAATATTACAATACCAATTTTAAAGCGCCCGATGTCGTTACTATGGTTTCTAACATAGATTATAATAGTAGGGTAATTTACGCAGATAGTTTATTGTTTATTTCTTTGGATGTGTACTTAGGGAAAACACATAGGTTTTATGCAGATTATCCAAAATACATCAAAGAAAACAATACCAAAGAAAATATAGTTGTTGATGTAGCAAATTCTATGATAAAAAAGCAATTCGTAGCATTATCTAATAGAAGTTTTTTATCAAAAATGATTCATGAAGGAAAGAAATTGTATGCATTAGATTTGTATTTACCAGAAGTTTCAGATCAATTTAAAATTGGGTATTCAAGTGAAAAGTTAGATTGGGCTATTGCCAATGAAGAAAATATTTGGAAATATTTTGTAGAAAGAAAGTTACTATTTAGCACAGAAACAGCCTTGAATAAAAGGTTTTTAGACAATGCTCCCTTTTCTAAATTTTATTTACAGAATGATAATGATTCCCCAGGTAGAATTGGTGCGTGGTTAGGGTGGCAGATTGTGAAGTCTTTTATGCAAAATAATGATGTATCTTTGCAAGAATTATTAATGATTGATTTTGAAGAATTATTCCAAAAATCAAATTACAAGCCTAAAAGATAA
- the nadE gene encoding NAD(+) synthase, which translates to MKTEKVAEYIIKWLKDYAENAKVKGFVVGVSGGIDSALTSTLCAKTGLPTLCVEMPIHQSPIQVSRAQEHITQLKNNFDNVSDVCVDLTSTFEDFKNVVPNVAPSAKVDLSLANTRARLRMTTLYYLAGLHSSLVAGTGNKVEDFGVGFYTKYGDGGVDVSPIADLMKSEVYALSEFLEVPNSIQKAQPTDGLFGDSRTDEDQIGASYDELEWAMVMQEKGKSENDFSGRDLEVFKIYTRLNSINQHKMLPIPICEIPNEMK; encoded by the coding sequence ATGAAGACTGAAAAGGTTGCCGAATACATTATAAAATGGCTAAAAGATTATGCTGAGAATGCAAAAGTAAAAGGATTTGTAGTTGGAGTTTCTGGCGGTATAGACTCTGCCCTTACCTCAACTTTATGTGCTAAAACTGGTTTACCTACTTTATGTGTAGAAATGCCAATTCATCAATCTCCAATTCAGGTTAGTAGAGCACAAGAGCATATTACACAATTAAAAAATAATTTTGACAATGTTTCTGATGTTTGCGTAGATTTAACTTCTACTTTCGAAGATTTTAAAAATGTAGTACCAAATGTAGCCCCTTCTGCAAAAGTAGATTTGTCTTTAGCGAATACAAGAGCAAGACTTAGAATGACAACATTATACTATTTAGCAGGTTTACATAGCTCTTTAGTAGCCGGAACAGGTAATAAAGTAGAAGATTTTGGTGTTGGTTTTTACACCAAATATGGTGATGGTGGTGTAGATGTAAGTCCTATTGCAGATTTAATGAAATCTGAAGTATATGCATTATCTGAGTTTTTAGAAGTGCCAAACTCTATACAAAAAGCACAACCAACAGACGGTTTATTTGGGGACAGCAGAACAGATGAAGATCAAATAGGTGCTTCTTATGATGAGTTAGAATGGGCCATGGTGATGCAAGAAAAAGGAAAATCTGAAAATGATTTTTCTGGAAGAGATCTAGAAGTTTTTAAAATTTACACAAGATTAAATAGCATTAACCAACACAAAATGTTGCCAATTCCTATTTGTGAAATTCCAAATGAAATGAAATAA